In Xanthomonas fragariae, the genomic window CACAACCTCAACGACCACTGGCAGGCGCGTAGCAGCATCTCCTGGGTCAGCGATACGCGCTACGTAGAAGATTTCACCAGCCGCCTGAACGGCATGGGCTCGGCCTCCAGCCTGCAGAGTACCGTGGGCATCTACGGCACCGGCGAGACGTGGACCGCCGGCCTGATGGCCGACCGCTGGCAGCTCACCGATTACACCCTGGATGAGCAGGCGCTGCCCTACAACCGGCAGCCGCGCGCGTATTTCACCTGGGAAAAGCCGTTGGGCATTTTCGAGGCGGGCGTGTACGCCGAAGCGGTGCGATTTACGCATGACGACTCCTACTTCGTCCAGCCCCCCAGGGGCGGAAATACTAACGAGGACGATGGAGACGATTACGTCCGCACCAACACGCGCAACAAGGAATACGGTAGTGGCGCGCGCCTGGACATCAAGCCCTATATCTCGATGCCGTTGTCGGGCGCGGCGTGGTTCGTGACTCCCACCGTGGCATGGCGCTACACCGCGTATCAGCTGGATTCGACGTTGGCCAACACCGCGCCGCTGACCGGCGATCGTTCGCCCTCGCGCAGCCTGCCGATCGCCTCGCTGGATGCCGGTCTGTATTTCGACCGCGAGACCTCGGTATTTGGCACCAACTATCTCAATACGTTGGAGCCGCGCATGTACTATCTGTACGTGCCGTACCGCGACCAGAACGACCTGCCGGTGTTCGACACCCGCCCGTTCACTTTCAGCTATGGGCAGCTGTTCCGCGACACGCGCTATACCGGTGCCGACCGTCAGAACGATGCCAACCAGCTGACTCTGGCGGTGACCTCGCGCTGGCTGCGCCAGGACGATGGCCGCGAGAAATTGTCTTTGAGTGCGGGCCAGATCCTGTACTTCAACGATTCGCTGGTGACCATCAACAACAGCACCAATTCCGCTGCCGGCAGCGAGCAGCCCATCGCACAGGGCAAGTCCGCCTGGGTGGCCGACGCCAATTACATGATCAACGACCGCTGGTCGATGGGCGCCACGTACCAGTGGAACCCAAACTCGCGCAAGGAAGATCTGGCCAGCCTGCGCACGCGCTACCTGCTCAACAACGACGGCATTATCAATCTGGCGTATCGCTACCGTCGCAACCTCATTAACGGCAGCGACCAGCTCAAGCAGGCCGACTTCTCGTTCCTGTATCCGATCAATCCCACCTGGAGTGCGGTCGGTCGGTACTACTATTCGCTGCTGGACCGTAAGCCGCTGGAAATCATCGGTGGCGTGCAGTGGGACAGCTGCTGCCTAGCCGTGCGCGCGTTGGTACGCCGGTTCGTACGCAACCGCGATGGCGAGTTGGATAACTCCATCCAGTTCGAGTTCGTGCTGAAGGGCTTGAGCTCGTTCGGTCAGAACACGGACCGCACTTTGCGCCGTGCTATTCTCGGCTATTACCGTGACGACCTGTACCTGGTCCGGCCCAGCAACACCACGACCAATCCGGACGATTACGATCCGAACCTGATTCCATGACCAAGCCTTTTTCTGTTCTTCTTGCCTCGTTGCTGGTTATCACCAGCACGGTTTCGCCGTTGGCCTCGGCACAGCAATCCCAGCCTCTGGATCGCATCGTCGCAATTGTCGACGAAGACGTGGTGCTGCAGAGCGAGCTTGATCGCGCCGTGCGCAACGTCAAGTCGCAGTACGCCGGTCGCGAAAACCAGCTGCCGCCGGACGATGTCCTGCGGCGGCAGGTGCTTGAGCGTGTGGTGCTGGTCAAGCTGCAGGTCGGCCGCGCCGATGGCAGCGGTATCCGCGTCAGTGACGAGGAACTCAACCGCGCCATCGCCAGCATCGCCCAGCAGAACGGCACTACTGTAGATGGCCTGCGCCAGAAGCTGGCGGCCGACGGCATGGGTTACGGCGATTTCCGTGCATCGGTGCGCGATGAAATCGTCGTGCAGCGTCTGCGCCAGAGCTTTGCGCTAAGCCGCATCAGCGTGAGCGAAGGCGAAGTGGATACCGCGCTAGCCCAGCAGGCCAATACCGGTAGTCAATATCACCTCGCGCACATTCTGGTCGGTTTGCCGGAAGGCGCCACTGCCGAGCAGATCGCCACTGGTCAGAAGAAGGTCGATGGCGTCAAAGCCTTGATCGACAAGGGCGAGCTGGACTTCTCAGCGGCCGCAGTGCGTTATTCGGATAGCCCCAATGCATTGGAAGGCGGCGACCTGGGCTGGCGCAGTCTGGACGAAATTCCAAACGCTTTCGCCCAGCTGATTCGTGACATGCATCCGGGCCAGGTTGCAGGACCGCTGCGTGGTCCGAGCGGTTTCCAGCTGCTCAAGCTGGTGGAAATGCGTGACGCCAATGCCGTCGGCGAGAAGAAGGTCGTCACCGAGTACAACGCACGCCACATCCTGGTGCGTGTAGGCGACAACCAGACCGAAGCGCAGGCCAAGGCCAAGATTGACACGCTGCGTGCGCGCATCGCCGGCGGCTCCGACTTCCAGGCAACAGCCAAGGAGTCCTCCGAGGACGCCAACACCCGCAGTCAGGGTGGCGATCTGGGCTGGTTCCCGGCCGACGCATTTGGCCCGGACTTCGGCAAACAAGTCCAAGGGCTGGCCGATGGCGCGGTGTCCGAGCCGTTCCGTACCCAGGCAGGCTGGCACATCGTGCAGCGTGTCGGCAGCCGCCAGACCGACGTCAGTGCAGAAAATCAGCGTGCGCAGATCCGTGAAACGATCGGTCGTCGCAAGCTGGAAGAAGAATACAACCGCTACCTGCAGGAACTGCGTGGCGAAGCATATGTGAGCTACCGCACCGGCGACCGTGCCGATGGCACTGCCGCACCGGCCAAGTCGGCGCAACCTGCTACGGCTACGCCTGCGGCACCGACTCCGCCGCCTGCAAAGCCGACACCCTGAGTCGATGATGGTCCCGTCGCTCGCGCTGGTGCCGGGCGAGCCGGCTGGGATCGGGCCGGAACTCTGCGTTCGGCTCGCCCAACAGCCGCGCGCCGATGCGCACCTGATCGCCTACGCCGATCCGGACACCCTGCGCAGCGCCGCAAAGGCGTTGTCGCTGTCTGTGCGCTTGCTCGATCCCGATCAGCCTGCGCGTGCACCGGGCAATCTGCCACTGCATCCGGTTCGCCAAGCCGTGCCCACCCGCTTTGGCATACCCGATCCTACCAATGCAGCAGCGGTGATTACGGGCTTGCTTGGTGCAGCTGGTGACTGCCTGGCCGGCCGGCTGCAGGGGATCGTTACCGGCCCCGTGCACAAGGCAGTCATCAACGCCGGCGGCATCCCCTACACCGGCACCACCGAGTTGCTGGCCGAGCAGGCCGGCTGCCCGGTAGTGATGATGCTGGCCAATACGATCGTGCGGGTCGCACTGGTGACCACCCATCTGCCATTGCGCGCGGTGGCCGATGCGATCACGGCCGAGGCTGTCGCGCGTTGCCTGCGTATCACCGACGCGGCGATGCGTCGCGACTTCGATCTGGAACATCCGCGCATTGCCGTGCTTGGCCTCAATCCGCATGCCGGCGAAGACGGGCATCTTGGGCGTGAGGAACTGGACATCATCATTCCGGTGCTGGAGCAACTGCGCGGCGAAGGCATGCGGCTGATCGGCCCGTTGCCGGCCGACACGGCGTTCCTGCCGCAGAAATTGACCGGTTTCGACGTGGTGGTGGCGATGTATCACGACCAGGGCCTGCCGGTGCTCAAATACAGCGGCTTCGAGCAGGCGGTGAACATCACCCTCGGCCTGCCCTATCCGCGTGTGGCAGTGGACCATGGTACTGCGCTGGAACTTGCCGGACGCGGGATTGCCGACCCGTCCAGCCTGATGGCGGCCACTGACGTGTGTGCGCACCTGGCGGCACGCGACTGAGCGACACGTTATTGCGTGCGATGGGGTCGCCGCATCGTACACGCCGCCCACCTGCCGAACCATCAGCGCGTGGAAACGACGCCGCGTGTAAGCGCCGCCTCCGTTAAACTGCGCGGATGAATTCTTCTTTCAGCGCACCGGCCAAGAAATCGCTTGGCCAGCACTTCCTTGCCGACCGGTATTACATTGACCGCATCGTACAGGCAGTGGACCTGCGCGCCGGCCAGCACTTGGTCGAAATCGGCCCTGGCCAAGGCGCGATCACCTTCCCGCTGCTGCGCAAGCACGGCGCATTGACCGTCATCGAGTTCGACCGCGATTTGATCGCGCCATTGACCGAGGCCGCTGCACCAATCGGCGAACTTAGCATCATCCATCGCGATGTGCTCAGCGTGGACTTCACCGCACTGGCCAATGACACGCCGATCCGCCTTGTCGGCAACCTGCCCTACAAC contains:
- the lptD gene encoding LPS-assembly protein LptD, whose protein sequence is MLRALRLFPLPLSIAICLPAMAADKPLNWGLCPAVDPLPGFDGAPDADAKAAEIRQQLPTDIEGDQLSGTNTTPQYQGNVALKRGDQFLGADNLRMDTETGNYIAEGNVRYQDTSFRMVADRAEGNQDTDAHKVTNIRYQLVDRRGNGAAESVDLQGQVGQMHRSTYTTCDPAQPIWRVRAPEIDVDNEEGFGTARNAVLQIGKVPVLYFPWFKFPIDDRRQTGLLFPQFGLSGRNGFDYLQPIYLNLAPNYDATLLPRYMSKRGLMFGTEFRYLYEGGRGEITANYLPNDKLRDKDRGSVFYSGYHNLNDHWQARSSISWVSDTRYVEDFTSRLNGMGSASSLQSTVGIYGTGETWTAGLMADRWQLTDYTLDEQALPYNRQPRAYFTWEKPLGIFEAGVYAEAVRFTHDDSYFVQPPRGGNTNEDDGDDYVRTNTRNKEYGSGARLDIKPYISMPLSGAAWFVTPTVAWRYTAYQLDSTLANTAPLTGDRSPSRSLPIASLDAGLYFDRETSVFGTNYLNTLEPRMYYLYVPYRDQNDLPVFDTRPFTFSYGQLFRDTRYTGADRQNDANQLTLAVTSRWLRQDDGREKLSLSAGQILYFNDSLVTINNSTNSAAGSEQPIAQGKSAWVADANYMINDRWSMGATYQWNPNSRKEDLASLRTRYLLNNDGIINLAYRYRRNLINGSDQLKQADFSFLYPINPTWSAVGRYYYSLLDRKPLEIIGGVQWDSCCLAVRALVRRFVRNRDGELDNSIQFEFVLKGLSSFGQNTDRTLRRAILGYYRDDLYLVRPSNTTTNPDDYDPNLIP
- a CDS encoding peptidylprolyl isomerase; the encoded protein is MTKPFSVLLASLLVITSTVSPLASAQQSQPLDRIVAIVDEDVVLQSELDRAVRNVKSQYAGRENQLPPDDVLRRQVLERVVLVKLQVGRADGSGIRVSDEELNRAIASIAQQNGTTVDGLRQKLAADGMGYGDFRASVRDEIVVQRLRQSFALSRISVSEGEVDTALAQQANTGSQYHLAHILVGLPEGATAEQIATGQKKVDGVKALIDKGELDFSAAAVRYSDSPNALEGGDLGWRSLDEIPNAFAQLIRDMHPGQVAGPLRGPSGFQLLKLVEMRDANAVGEKKVVTEYNARHILVRVGDNQTEAQAKAKIDTLRARIAGGSDFQATAKESSEDANTRSQGGDLGWFPADAFGPDFGKQVQGLADGAVSEPFRTQAGWHIVQRVGSRQTDVSAENQRAQIRETIGRRKLEEEYNRYLQELRGEAYVSYRTGDRADGTAAPAKSAQPATATPAAPTPPPAKPTP
- the pdxA gene encoding 4-hydroxythreonine-4-phosphate dehydrogenase PdxA, with the translated sequence MMVPSLALVPGEPAGIGPELCVRLAQQPRADAHLIAYADPDTLRSAAKALSLSVRLLDPDQPARAPGNLPLHPVRQAVPTRFGIPDPTNAAAVITGLLGAAGDCLAGRLQGIVTGPVHKAVINAGGIPYTGTTELLAEQAGCPVVMMLANTIVRVALVTTHLPLRAVADAITAEAVARCLRITDAAMRRDFDLEHPRIAVLGLNPHAGEDGHLGREELDIIIPVLEQLRGEGMRLIGPLPADTAFLPQKLTGFDVVVAMYHDQGLPVLKYSGFEQAVNITLGLPYPRVAVDHGTALELAGRGIADPSSLMAATDVCAHLAARD